The Bacillus sp. F19 DNA segment GAAAATCAATATCTATATCGGGCATGTTGATTCGTTCCGGATTTAAAAACCGTTCAAATAAAAGATGGTGCTCTATCGGATCTACATCTGTAATCTTTAATACGTACGCTACAAGGGATCCTGCAGCAGACCCCCTCCCAGGCCCCGTCAAAATGTGATGATCGTGGGCATACTTCATAAAGTCCCAAACAATTAAGAAATAATCACTGAACTTCATTTGTTTAATAACATCCAGTTCATACTCGAGCCTTTTAAAATATGTATCCTTCGCTTCTGAAAAACGGTGTTTCAATCCTTGCAGGCAGAGTCTCTCCAAATATTCATCAGCGGATTGGCCGCCTGGTGCAGGGTATTTTGGAAGCTGTGTTTTTCCAAGCTCAAGTGATACATTACATTCATTTGCAATCTTCAGCGTGTTCTCCAAGGCTTCAGGACAATCTTGAAAAAGTTCAGCCATTTCAGACGGTGATTTAAAGTAATACTGATTCGAAGGCAATGCATAATCGCTGTCATCTTCCATTTTCGAACCATTTTTAATAGACAGCAAACAATTATGTGCAAAGGCATCCTCTTTTTCTATATAATGAACATCATTTGCTGCTACAAGCGGAAGGCCTGTCTGATTGCTTATTTGGAGCAGCTCTTCAGCCATTTTAAGATCCTCTTGAAGGAAATGCTTTTGAACAGATAAATAAAAGTCTCCTTCATTAAAAAGGCTTCTATATATCTTTAAAATCCTGACTGCTTCTTCACTGTTTCCCTCTTGTATATACTTTTCAGCTAGCCCAGTTCTACCAGGGGTAAAAGCCATTAAACCGCCGCTGTATGATTTCAGCCATCTGCTCTTAATTCCTTCAGGCGATTTTGTTTGAAGAACACTGCTGATTTTCAATAGATTCCGGTAGCCATCGTTATTTTTCGCAAGCAATACCAGCGGATACCCTGTACTTTCACCGGTCTCTTCTAAGATGACTGAAGCCGTCAGTCCGATAATCGGCTTTATGCCGTGTTTTTTGCATTGTTTATAAAAAGCAACCGCTCCATACATCGTGTGAAAATCTGTAATAGCGAGAGCCTTTAATTGAAATGATTCAGCTTTTTCAATTAACTTGTTAATTCTTGCTGAACTATTCAGCAGACTGTAGGCACTTTGAACTTGAAGGTGAACAAATGGCAATCTATGTTCCCATCCTTTCTGACAGCTGTATATTGTATAAAATTTTGTTCATCTATGTCTAGCTCCACCGCCTGATTCCTCGGGTCAGATCGGCTCCGCTTTTCTTACAATCTCATAGTAATATTATATTCCTGTTTGAAAAGTGACACAAATTGAAGATTTCTCATCACATACTTCCCTCTGTTTGTCCATATACATGTTAGTAAGGGGATGATGAAAAATGGAGGTTAAAGAAGCTTTTATACCAGCCTTTATTAATAGTTATTTTATAGCGCTCGGAGTAATCTTAGGCGGTTCAATCATCGGCGGCGTAGGAGCATACTTAGCCGGAGAGCCTCCTCTGTCAACGATTTACAGTCTTGCAAACAGATTGAAAATTTGGGCGCTTGTCGCTGCTATCGGCGGTACGTTTGATACGTTTTACAGCTTTGAAAGAGGATTTTTTGAAGGTGAAACACGTGATGTCATCAAACAGATTCTGCTTATTATCTCAGCAATGGGCGGGGCACAGACAGGCTGGCTTCTTATTTCATGGCTGACTCAGGAGCAGCCGCAATGAGAATACCGCCTTTATACAAAAGACCTTCCTGGCAGCGACTATTCGCAGGAATGGTTCTCGGCGCCGTCGTCAGCTGGTGTATCTTTCTCTACATTTACGGTGAATGGCAGGAAGAGCTTATTACCAAGATTGAAGATCAGGCATATACAATTGAGGAATTAAAAAAAACAAATATAAGCTATAAAGAAGAAATTGAGACTCTCAATAAAATCAATCAGGAAAAACTAAGAGTCCAAAACATCCATGTGACACTGATCAATGGGGAAAGGTATCAATTCACGTCACTTATGACCTATATGATCCAAGATCATGTAAAAGAGGATATTTCTGATGTCATTGCAAAGGATTTGGAAAGTGTATATAAAAGCCGGAAGCTGATGAAAAAAGCCATTGAAAATAAGGTATATAAAATTGATGACAAGCAATACAAGGTGGAAATTGAGGAAATGTTCATATACACCACCCTATTCATCGAGCTTAAAGTAGCATTCGCAAAGTAGAAACCGGGACTTACGAACCGAACAGATGGATCCTGTATAAGCATATCTAAATAAATTGAATTATTTTTTGAAATTTCAATTAATTAAATCGCACTCCCTCGCGTCTTTGGGGTAAAATGGTGATAGCATCAGACCCGATCACCCACTATAAAGAAGGAGGGAATGTGATGTATGTATTAAATCACAAAAAGATGGCCCGCGAAAAAGCAGAACGGCTGAAAGAAGGTTTCTCCGCTTATGCAGAGTCTGCGGAGCTCGCTTCATTAATTAAAAAAGAACTGCTTGCACAAAAACTGACCTTCCATGAAGATTCAACAGAATTTGGATATTGGTTTATTCCTGTAAAATAAAGCGATTAACCCTGACACACCTTTTCAAGATCTGCTAGAACCTGCTCTGCTTCTTCCCAGTTATAGATCGATGCCCCTGAAGCAAGCGGGTGCCCTCCGCCGCGATATTTCTTTGCCAATTCATTGATAATCGGCCCTTTAGATCTTAAGCGCACTCTAATTTGATCGGATTCCTCTACAAAGAAGACCCATGCCCGAAGACCTTCAATATTGCCAAGCATTCCAACCAATTGAGAAGCCTCAGATGCACTTACTTCAAATTTTTCAAGAATTTCTTTTGTAAGGATCATCGATGCAGCACCCGAAGATGACAGTTTAAAATTTTGCAGAACGTATCCGCTCAGCTTTGCTGCATTCACCTTTGTCTTATATAACCCATCATAAATTTCTGTGAAAGCAAAGTTATACTCAACTAGCTCACTTGCGTATCTCAGCGTTTTTTTCGTCGTGCTCGGAAAAAGAAAACGGCCTGTATCTCCCACTATGCCTGCATAAATAAGCTGAGCTGCTTTATCAGGCAAAACGAGTCCATCTTCTTTCCCTGAAAGGTAAAATTCATAAATCATTTCACTGACAGAACTTGCATTAGTATCAACCCATAAGAAATCTCCATACGGATCTTCATTAGGATGATGATCAATCTTAATTAATTTAGCGCCTTTATGGTAGCGCTGATCGCAAATACGCTCCTGATTGGCTGTATCACAGACAATCACTAAAGCGCCCTCAAAATCCTGGTCTGTTACGGTGTCCATCTTATACAAAAATTCAAGAGTCGGCTCCCCAAGTCCCGCAAGTAAAACTTTTTTATCAGGAAATGATGCTTTAATGATTTCAGCTAATCCGCACTGTGATCCGTATGCATCCGGATCAGGCCGCACATGCCGGTGAATAATGATCGATTGATATTCTTTTATGGCTGACAGTATTTCACTTTTCATATGTAATCTCCTTTGCATACCTGCTTATAGACTAATTAAATCATAAAAACCACCGTGCAGAAAAGCGAATCTTCTCTTTGGTTATGGCAATTCACTTCAAGAATGATTAAAATAGAGGATGTAAGTTTAATATGGAGGTTATACTTAATGCCTGTACTCGTAATTCTGATTATCTTTGCATTTTCCTTTTATCTCTTCTATAAAGTGAAATTCTACAGAACAAAAAAACCTATGGAGAAGCAGTGGCTCTCTGCAAAATCAAGCATTGCACTTGGAATTTTCGTCTTTTTCTTTGGACTCAATCAATTATTTCTTTTTCATTCAACTGTATCATTAGTCGTTGGAATCATTTTTATGATCGTCGGAATCGCCAGCAGCTGGGCAGGATATAAAGCTTATAAACATTATTTGCCTTTTGCCGTTAAGGAATCCAAACAAGGCTGATTAGAAAGCGGAAGCACCTTGGTCAGCGCAGGCATGGCGGATCTGCTCTGACCGAGGTGCTGGGAGCTGGGAGCTGCCACTTGCCATCCATACGCAAAATGTTATCCTTTCTTATTGCTTAAAAAAGAAAAAGGACGGCTCTCCGTCCTTTTTTATATTCCTGCATTAACTTCTCTCAATAAGCTGGACCATCATCATTGCTTTTCCAACAACAACGCCATTGCTGAACACTTCAACATCTATTTTTCCAAACTTGCGTCCGACTTCAAGTATTTTCGGATGAATCTCAAGTATACTATCCATCTGAACAGGTTTCATGAAATAAATGGTTATATTCTCAACAACAATTTCGCCTTTTTTTTGTGCTCGCAAATAGCGGTTGGTTGCTTCTGTGACGACTATTGTAAACACTCCATAAGAAATCGTGCCAAGATGATTGGTCATTTGGGGACTGACCTGAAAGCGATACACATTTGCCTTTTTTGCATCCTCGGCAATCACCACAAATTGGTTTGTCACAATATCATCCAGTTTTTCGCCGATTTGAGGTTGTCTTTGAATCATCTGCAGCGCCTGGAGCACGTCCTGACGGCTGATCATTCCTTCAAGACGATTGTTCTGATCGACAACCGGCAATACTTCGATGCCTTCCCAGACCATCATTTGTGCTGAAGATGCTACGGATGTTTTTCCGATAACGGTAATCGGGTTTTTCGTCATCACTTTTTCTACAAGGACATGGCGATCATACCCCATCACATCTTTAGATGTAACCATTCCCTGTACTTTTAAATTATGATCGACAACAGGAAAACGGCCGTGGCCTGTTTTATAATTATGCTGATACCATTCCTCAATTGGATCGGTTGTTTTCAGGCATACAGTCTTATCCAGCGATGTTAAGATGTCCTCTACAAGAACAATTTCTTTTTTAATAAGCTGATCGTAAATGGCCCTGTTGATCATGGTTGCAACAGTAAAGGTGTCATAGCTCGTTGAAATAATCGGAAGCTCTGCCTCATCGGCAATTTTTTTTACATGCTCGTCTGTGTCAAAGCCGCCTGTTATCAGCACGGCGGCACCCGCCTCAATTGCAAGCTGATGGGCATTCGTGCGGTTCCCTACAATCAGCAGGTTGCCTGCGCCTGTATAACGCATCATTGCTTCTAATTTCATTGCGCCGATGACAAACTTATTCAGCGTTTTATGAAGTCCCGCACGACCTCCAAGTACTTGTCCATCAACAATATTTACAACCTCAGCATAAGTGAGTTTTTCGATGTTTTCTTTTTTCTTTTTTTCAATGCGTATTGTTCCAACCCGCTCTATCGTGCTGACATACCCTTTGTTTTCTGCTTCTTTTATCGCACGATAAGCTGTACCCTCGCTCACACTCATATCTTTTGCAATCTGCCGGACCGAGATCTTTTCTCCGATCGGGAGGGAATCAATACGCTGCAGTATTTGTTCATGCTTCGTTGCCAAGCTTCTTCACCCTTTTTCATCAGCCATTCTAATCTTCCAATTTCATTATAAGGGTGTGAACGCTTTATATCAACGAGCGGCTGCACGCTGCTTTGTTTTTGCCTGGTATTTACGCACAGCTGAATGTTTTGTTAAACGTTTTTTAGGAGTATAAATCAGTCCCGTCATATTGCCGCCTATCACAAATAAAGCAAATATCAGCCAAACGAGAGAAAATAAGCTTTCAAGTGAACTGCTGCTTGAAAAATCCAGACGGGGCAAGGCAAAATACACAACAGCTCCCGCAAGTAAGATATAAAGAATACGCATCATTGACCAACTCCTTTTTACAGCTTGTTTCATTTTATGCGCTGGTGCTCTCATTCATGCGAAAACACCTGGGATATAAGAGAAGAAAAATAGACATAGAAAAAAGCGGAGGAATAACCCCCGCCTGCGTTTTTACAGTTTAATAGATTCTCCAGCTTCCATGACTTTTCCGGTTTTGCCTGAGAGCCTGCTGACAAATTCTTTTGGATCCTGTTCAATGACAGGAAACGTATTATAATGTATTGGAACTACGGTCTTTGCTTTAATCCACTTTGCTGCAATCGCCGCATCCTCAGGACCCATTGTAAAATTATCCCCGATTGGCAAAAAGGCAAGGTCTATATCTTCAAATTCGCCAAGAAGTTTCATGTCTGAATAGAGAGCTGTATCCCCTGCATGGTAAACCGTTTTCCCCTCTTTTTTAAAGAGAATTCCGGCTGGCATGCCTGTATAAATGATTTTTTGTTCCTCTTCCTCATAGCTAGAACCATGAAATGCCTGTGTTAATTTAACCGTTCCAAATTCAAATTTGTGCGATCCGCCAATGTGCATAGGATGAACATTTAATCCTTTCCATCCTAAATATGTAGCAAGTTCAAAAGGAGCAACAACCAGGGCATTGTTTTGTTTCGCAAGCTGAATGGTATCGCCGACGTGGTCATTATGACCATGCGTCAGTAAAATAACATCAACTTTCAAATCTTCAACCTTCAAGTCTGTCTGGCCATTTCCATTTATAAATGGATCAATGACAATCGTATGTTTATCCGTTTGAATTTTTACAACTGAATGTCCATGGTATGAAACCTTCATTTTCTCACTCCTAATCCTTTGATAATTTTATCGTACTAGATATGACCATTGATGTCACATTATAACCTCCCATAAAAATAGGAAACTAGAATATCCTTAAAAACTTGGCTCGAAGGCAAAGCGTTGACGGTGGTATACATACTGATATGCGTGGGTTGGCTACCACATTTCATTCCATCCGTCATGGAGCTGCCTCGGACTAACGGCGCACGTTCAGTTCTTCGACCTAGTGCATAGTTGAACATGAGGGTTCTCCTTCCCGGGGATTTGCCTCCGAGCCAAATCTTCAATCTCATCATAAATACCTAATTGGAAAAATTAACAGTCAGATTTACGCAGGGTAACATTAATTTACTTAAGCAACTTTCGATTCACTTACTTGTTTATTTTCAATGGCACAACCAATAGCCCAAATAAATCCAAGCAACTCTCTAGCAACAGCTACGACAGCTACTTTTCCACCTTTTCCTTTAGCAGAGATGCGATGATATTTCATATGAAGACGGTGTTGAGCCTTCCAAGAAATACGTTTTGCCTCTGGATCTTGACCTTCTTGACGTTTAAGCAATTCACCTTTAAGAGATGGTCGATGACGATATGACCAACAAACTTCTACTATAGATCGTCTAATCTGAGCGTTTCCCGTTTTAGTAATAGAACCTTGCCAACGATTGGACCCACTAGAGTACTCTTTAAGAACGAGACCAGCGTATGACATCAGTTGCCTTGGATTTGAAAAGCGAGAAAACTGCCCAATTTCAGCGACCAAAGTAACGGCTGTGACTTCTGCGACTCCTCTCAATGTTTGAAGGCTTGAATGACCGGAGCATGTTCACTTTGAATAGCTTCTTCATGAATTTGAGTTTCTAGTCGTTTCATACGCTCCTCAACCTCATAGATGGCATGAAGATATTCTTGAAAGACAATCCGTTGTGAAGGTCTATCAAAAGTTAATTTATTTAACCATTCTCGATGTTTTACCGTCCAATTACGAAGTCCTTGCGGAAAACGTATTTCATGGCGAAGTAAAAAGTGTACAAGTCTCTGACGAGAACTTTGTAAATCTTCTCGAGCATCATGACGAGCACGGATTAAATCACGCAGAGCTTCATGATCTTCATCTGGAACCCAAACAGAAGTAAGCTCTCCAGCACGAAGTAGCTGGGCCAATCGAATAGAATCTCTTTTATCTGTTTTCACACGGTCGCCCGAGCGCTTTGGGAAAAGGGAAGGTGCCACAACTATACATTCAATGTCCATAGATAGAAGTAATCGATAAATTCCATATCCAGAGAATCGGGCTTCATAACAAACTAGTAGATTTTCAGGATTTCCTACCTTTTTCATTAGTTTGCATATGTTTTCTGGATTATTTTGAATGGTCCCATGAAATCTAGGTTCGCCACGACCTGAATCTGCAATCGCAACAGCAATAGTATCTTTAGATACGTCAAACCAACAAATTTTTGTACATCCTTCATAGTAATCGGCTCCTTTTCGCGTGTAGCTCTACACTTGGGTTTTTATTTTGGTAGTAACATTATGACCAAGTGCAATCTACGTTAAGCGATGGGGCCGTTTCGTTCATTATGACTAACTGAGAATCTAATATAAATAGAGAAAAAGGATGACTAAAAAAATGTGTTATGTGCAACCTTTTAAGCCATCATCTTAATAAACTAACAGTGTGAAAATTTAAATTGGTACAATTTTACCTCTAATTTCACCTGATGGATTTTGTTCAGTATGAGCATTAGTATAAGTTAATTCTTGTTCCATGAATTTTAATAAATCTTCTACAGTTTCTATACCTACGTCATTTTCTACAATATCGTCATCCGTAATAGTTCCTGTAACAACGCCTCTTCTTGTCGTTATACCATTTTGCTCCTCAAGCGTTTCTAAGTCAGCACCAAAAAGGAACACTACTACAGGTCCATTTTCACCACGTTCACCAAAGTGGATGTGTGCTTGAACAAAGTTTTCAATGTTTTCAACTTCTAGTGCAAACTTTATCTTAGTTCTTTTTTTATTAGCTACAAATTTTGCAAAACCAAAAGCATTAGTTTCAACAGGAGGGACTTCATTTTCACCCTTTAATCTTGCTTTAAAGAATTTTAGCATGTTAATCACATCTCTTTCATATAATTAATACAGTCTATGTAAGGTAATATTGATTTGTATAGGTTGGGTAACTAAAGAATTTTTAGTTTAAACAATTGAATTGAAAATAAAAGATAATTATGTCAATCAGCACAAAAGGATCTTCGATTGAAGATCCTTTTTTCATTGCCGATAACATCGCTTATGTTGACTATATTTGTATAGAGGGGTCCAGACACATACCCATCAAGCTTGTGTTGTATTGCAACTTCGGCAGCTTTTTCTTTTGCGATATTTCTATTATGAATAGAGGATGCTGTACAACTTATTGTTAAAACTATAATTGCTACAATGATTAAAATTATTATATTATTCTTTTTTAATTTACCCACATTTTCCCTCCTAAAATTGTTTCATAGTTAATATGATAAATCTTTTTTAGGAGGGAGAAGGTTTAAAAAGAATGATATGTTATGTTTTTGTGTTCGAAAAGGCATTAAATTCCAGAAAGGAAATTTATAAAAAACATCATCAAACTGGGGAGAGTCTTGTTACTGAAGGCTTTTCCTATTCGTTATAGAATTAAAATTGAAAATAACATGATTGAAAGATGGTGTTATCGTTTTTTCAAAAGTGGAATTAGAAGTTTCCGTACCCCAATATAGTTTTTATCGCCCCAAGGGTATCATGGAAGTAGAATAGTTACAATGATATGAAGTGGATAGGCTGGAATTTCTACAAACTTCAAATGATCCCTTCCTGATGAGCTTTCATCGACGCCTGAACACGATCCCGAACTCCCATTTTCGAATAAATGCTAGATACATAATTTTTCACTGTTCCCTCTGATAAAAAAAGCCTCTGAGCAATTTCGCGATTATTTAATCCTTCGGATACGCAGTGAAGAATCTCCACTTCCCGTTCACTTAATCCGTATTGGGGAATCGATTTTTTTTCAGAGGCTTCTACAGCTAGAGGATTCTTTAATTGTCGTACCAGCATTTGAGCGATTTCTTGTGGGATCAGCGTCCCTCCTTGAAAAACCCATTTGATTCCTGCTGCCAAATCCTTCGGGTGAATGGCTTTTAGCAGGTATCCTTCTGCCCCCGCTGCTAAAGCATCGACGACAAAGTCAATTTCTTGGAATGTGGTCAAGATGATCACGCGAATATCCGACCATCTTCTTTTAATCTCTTCGGTTGCTTCTACTCCGTTCACTTTTGGCATATGTAAATCCATCAATACGACATCCGGTTTCTGTTCTTCACATAACTCAATCGCTGTTTGGCCGTTTTCAGCAAGACCAATGACTTCCAGCTCTGGCTCCATATCCAGAACGATATACAAACTTTCACGAATCAACTCTTGATCGTCAACGAGCAGTAATCGGATTTTTTTCATTTACGGATACTCCTTTCGGAACGGTCCATGTAACAGTCGTTCCCTTCCCTTTAGAAGATGAAATTGCCATAGTTCCTTGGATTGCTAAAAGTCGTTCTTTCATCGAATTGAGTCCAAACCCAGGGCTGATTTGGTCGGCCCCGATTCCATCATCTTTTACTAAAAGCTCGATACCATCTGCAGTAAAAGATAAAGTCACCTCAATCGTTTCAGCATTGCCATGACGCTTGGCATTGGTTAGCGCCTCCTGCAGGCAGCGGACCAATACTAGCCGGATCGGTTTCGACACGGCCGTTTCCTCTCCGTTCAGCTGAAACTGAACGTTGGTCTGTGTATGAACGGCAAACTCCCTTGCGCGTTGGGAGAGCTCATGATGAAGGGAATGCCCCTCATCATAGGGGGAAATTTGGTGAATACTCCTCCTCACCTCATCAAGTCCTTTCCTTGTCACGTTACTTAATGTGATTAACTTCTCCTTGGCTCGTTCGGGATCTTTTTCCAGTAAATAGATAACGGCATCCATTCCCATGATGACAGAGGTAAATGTATGACCGACTGTATCATGAAGCTCTTTTGCCATCCGATTTCTCTCCTCCAGAATTGTTACCTTTTCAATTTGTTCACTATACAGCTCCAAAGCACGATTCTGCTCCTTAATCTTCCGATACTGGCAAAGATTTTTTTCATATAATTGTTTCATTTGAATGCTTGTCTCGGAAAGTCTTTGAATGCAGTATCCCATCCCGAGAGCAAACGAAGCATTTAAAATTTGAAAGGCCAAATGGATATAAACATAGGTCAGATCTACGAAAAAAAATTCAGTAATAGGGACACCGATTACAAAGATCAGGATGATATACCACCATGTCCACCGGTGGGAAAGGAAGCCAACAATAATTAACGAAAAAGATAGGATATTGG contains these protein-coding regions:
- a CDS encoding YtrH family sporulation protein; its protein translation is MEVKEAFIPAFINSYFIALGVILGGSIIGGVGAYLAGEPPLSTIYSLANRLKIWALVAAIGGTFDTFYSFERGFFEGETRDVIKQILLIISAMGGAQTGWLLISWLTQEQPQ
- a CDS encoding sporulation protein translates to MRIPPLYKRPSWQRLFAGMVLGAVVSWCIFLYIYGEWQEELITKIEDQAYTIEELKKTNISYKEEIETLNKINQEKLRVQNIHVTLINGERYQFTSLMTYMIQDHVKEDISDVIAKDLESVYKSRKLMKKAIENKVYKIDDKQYKVEIEEMFIYTTLFIELKVAFAK
- a CDS encoding bifunctional oligoribonuclease/PAP phosphatase NrnA, which encodes MKSEILSAIKEYQSIIIHRHVRPDPDAYGSQCGLAEIIKASFPDKKVLLAGLGEPTLEFLYKMDTVTDQDFEGALVIVCDTANQERICDQRYHKGAKLIKIDHHPNEDPYGDFLWVDTNASSVSEMIYEFYLSGKEDGLVLPDKAAQLIYAGIVGDTGRFLFPSTTKKTLRYASELVEYNFAFTEIYDGLYKTKVNAAKLSGYVLQNFKLSSSGAASMILTKEILEKFEVSASEASQLVGMLGNIEGLRAWVFFVEESDQIRVRLRSKGPIINELAKKYRGGGHPLASGASIYNWEEAEQVLADLEKVCQG
- a CDS encoding YtpI family protein, whose product is MPVLVILIIFAFSFYLFYKVKFYRTKKPMEKQWLSAKSSIALGIFVFFFGLNQLFLFHSTVSLVVGIIFMIVGIASSWAGYKAYKHYLPFAVKESKQG
- a CDS encoding CBS domain-containing protein, producing the protein MATKHEQILQRIDSLPIGEKISVRQIAKDMSVSEGTAYRAIKEAENKGYVSTIERVGTIRIEKKKKENIEKLTYAEVVNIVDGQVLGGRAGLHKTLNKFVIGAMKLEAMMRYTGAGNLLIVGNRTNAHQLAIEAGAAVLITGGFDTDEHVKKIADEAELPIISTSYDTFTVATMINRAIYDQLIKKEIVLVEDILTSLDKTVCLKTTDPIEEWYQHNYKTGHGRFPVVDHNLKVQGMVTSKDVMGYDRHVLVEKVMTKNPITVIGKTSVASSAQMMVWEGIEVLPVVDQNNRLEGMISRQDVLQALQMIQRQPQIGEKLDDIVTNQFVVIAEDAKKANVYRFQVSPQMTNHLGTISYGVFTIVVTEATNRYLRAQKKGEIVVENITIYFMKPVQMDSILEIHPKILEVGRKFGKIDVEVFSNGVVVGKAMMMVQLIERS
- a CDS encoding metal-dependent hydrolase → MKVSYHGHSVVKIQTDKHTIVIDPFINGNGQTDLKVEDLKVDVILLTHGHNDHVGDTIQLAKQNNALVVAPFELATYLGWKGLNVHPMHIGGSHKFEFGTVKLTQAFHGSSYEEEEQKIIYTGMPAGILFKKEGKTVYHAGDTALYSDMKLLGEFEDIDLAFLPIGDNFTMGPEDAAIAAKWIKAKTVVPIHYNTFPVIEQDPKEFVSRLSGKTGKVMEAGESIKL
- a CDS encoding transposase; translation: MCWFDVSKDTIAVAIADSGRGEPRFHGTIQNNPENICKLMKKVGNPENLLVCYEARFSGYGIYRLLLSMDIECIVVAPSLFPKRSGDRVKTDKRDSIRLAQLLRAGELTSVWVPDEDHEALRDLIRARHDAREDLQSSRQRLVHFLLRHEIRFPQGLRNWTVKHREWLNKLTFDRPSQRIVFQEYLHAIYEVEERMKRLETQIHEEAIQSEHAPVIQAFKH
- a CDS encoding CHRD domain-containing protein, which gives rise to MLKFFKARLKGENEVPPVETNAFGFAKFVANKKRTKIKFALEVENIENFVQAHIHFGERGENGPVVVFLFGADLETLEEQNGITTRRGVVTGTITDDDIVENDVGIETVEDLLKFMEQELTYTNAHTEQNPSGEIRGKIVPI
- a CDS encoding response regulator transcription factor, coding for MKKIRLLLVDDQELIRESLYIVLDMEPELEVIGLAENGQTAIELCEEQKPDVVLMDLHMPKVNGVEATEEIKRRWSDIRVIILTTFQEIDFVVDALAAGAEGYLLKAIHPKDLAAGIKWVFQGGTLIPQEIAQMLVRQLKNPLAVEASEKKSIPQYGLSEREVEILHCVSEGLNNREIAQRLFLSEGTVKNYVSSIYSKMGVRDRVQASMKAHQEGII
- a CDS encoding sensor histidine kinase — protein: MEFVEKRKWLWIEWLFFITYTCSYGLVSIYPFIILENETVPYFQFFIWTAISYALPLLFWRSGYINRKWFPFIVFLTYGLLEIYLSYTMHMFANILSFSLIIVGFLSHRWTWWYIILIFVIGVPITEFFFVDLTYVYIHLAFQILNASFALGMGYCIQRLSETSIQMKQLYEKNLCQYRKIKEQNRALELYSEQIEKVTILEERNRMAKELHDTVGHTFTSVIMGMDAVIYLLEKDPERAKEKLITLSNVTRKGLDEVRRSIHQISPYDEGHSLHHELSQRAREFAVHTQTNVQFQLNGEETAVSKPIRLVLVRCLQEALTNAKRHGNAETIEVTLSFTADGIELLVKDDGIGADQISPGFGLNSMKERLLAIQGTMAISSSKGKGTTVTWTVPKGVSVNEKNPITAR